One window of Chloroflexus aggregans DSM 9485 genomic DNA carries:
- a CDS encoding HhH-GPD family protein, translating into MIEQIRSDLLHWFHSYARDLPWRRTRDPYAIMVAEVMLQQTQVDRVIPKYQAFLSAFPTVAALAAAPTAEVIRLWAGLGYNRRAVNLQRAAQVIMEQYGGQVPSAVADLRALPGIGPYTAGAIACFAFEQDVAFLDTNIRRVVRRLCVGPDDRSTPSDGELLAHATALIPPGQGWTWNQAIMELGALICTSTNPACWRCPLRSYCRSYATAVADDTALAATMMSPPLKRVAESRTAEPFVGSRRWYRGKIVAVLRELPAGEVLPLPILGERIRADFTPDHEPWLQGLVADLARDGLLVMTEEGVRLPQ; encoded by the coding sequence ATGATTGAGCAAATCCGTTCCGATCTGCTCCACTGGTTTCATTCCTACGCTCGTGACTTGCCTTGGCGACGAACTCGCGATCCGTATGCGATTATGGTTGCCGAGGTGATGCTGCAACAGACGCAAGTCGACCGGGTAATTCCCAAGTATCAGGCATTTCTCAGCGCGTTTCCTACCGTAGCCGCCCTGGCCGCCGCGCCGACCGCCGAAGTGATCCGGTTGTGGGCTGGGCTGGGCTATAATCGGCGTGCGGTGAATCTGCAACGGGCCGCTCAAGTGATTATGGAGCAGTACGGGGGGCAGGTGCCGTCGGCGGTGGCCGATCTGCGCGCATTGCCCGGTATTGGCCCTTATACTGCCGGTGCGATAGCCTGTTTTGCGTTTGAGCAGGATGTAGCCTTCCTCGATACCAACATTCGCCGGGTGGTGCGACGATTGTGCGTTGGCCCCGATGACCGGTCCACGCCCTCCGATGGCGAGTTGTTGGCACACGCCACGGCTCTGATTCCGCCGGGACAGGGTTGGACGTGGAATCAGGCGATTATGGAGTTGGGTGCTTTAATCTGTACGTCGACGAACCCGGCGTGTTGGCGCTGCCCACTCCGTAGCTATTGCCGGTCCTATGCCACTGCGGTTGCCGACGATACGGCGCTGGCTGCGACAATGATGTCACCGCCGCTCAAGCGAGTCGCCGAATCGCGCACTGCTGAGCCATTCGTTGGGTCACGCCGTTGGTACCGCGGCAAGATCGTCGCCGTGTTGCGCGAGCTGCCCGCCGGTGAAGTATTACCGTTGCCGATCTTAGGAGAACGGATACGCGCCGACTTTACCCCCGATCACGAACCCTGGTTACAAGGACTGGTAGCCGATCTGGCCCGCGATGGGTTGCTGGTGATGACCGAGGAAGGGGTACGCTTGCCGCAGTGA
- a CDS encoding ATP-binding protein, giving the protein MQTVPLPLRGSLIGLVGAAVLVGVISTLLAPPIPLDLAAWLAATLFAVGLTIFEALTIVRQNDRPLAVTLVLLIAGMIILPWPLFLLAVAIGAVAGSLARAMSWWQAVALAAVRWIALTAGSVVLMIFVQQPVYGANVASPAALFGLIGSGLVIYLIDRLASASLAVPLTGKQLSEVFQLRLDDAGWYALIFTPLGGMLAILWQQEIWAFALGIAPLAMVQISLRRQHKLEEALTIADTQLRSANERLLTLSRQSDHLQSLVVSLMTSRDVPTMLNLLGERLSALMEADSAWVTLYDEQGRLQLVASHHLPAPTAGLGPQPIPLPHSYETALERRRVTLFTDQHVQSLGPVPVLTQQSPWQAIILLPLLDEQQPLGAICLAFETVRGLKEEEQRLLAAFARHAAAVIHNARLFRRWQESQSELGRSAKLAAVGTFAASIAHEFNNLLSGMLGYAQLGLTDDDVEMKNEALKVVLDTCKRGRSITGSLLTFARRRDSRRELSDLREVVEGTLTLMEIDLRKHSVRVVRQIEMVPPTICDAGQISQVFLNLLTNARDAMKPKGGTLTVTLKAEGEWIMLQVADTGCGIPEAIRRRIFQPFVTTKNSTGSQSGTGLGLAVSYGIVQNHNGRFEVESEVGKGTTMTIWLPIIQEEAAEPVSVPIPALRILVIDDDEAAARTLSNLLEQAGHHVTYCARSAEAIEIYNANPFDIVLSDVVMPELDGISLLNVLRTYDPTATIILFTGQVEPDQVAAMAASGAYAVLRKPFAADELMATVQSAYHDRERARRSLAGIAEP; this is encoded by the coding sequence ATGCAAACCGTTCCACTACCCTTACGTGGATCGCTCATAGGCTTAGTTGGCGCTGCGGTGTTAGTAGGTGTCATTTCAACCCTCTTGGCGCCACCAATTCCGCTTGATCTCGCCGCTTGGCTTGCGGCGACGCTGTTTGCCGTTGGCTTGACCATCTTTGAAGCGTTGACCATCGTGCGCCAAAACGACCGTCCACTGGCGGTAACGTTGGTGTTGCTGATAGCCGGCATGATCATTCTGCCGTGGCCGCTATTTTTGCTGGCCGTAGCGATCGGTGCGGTTGCCGGATCGTTGGCGCGGGCTATGTCTTGGTGGCAGGCAGTAGCGCTGGCAGCAGTACGTTGGATCGCGCTGACTGCCGGTAGTGTTGTCTTGATGATCTTTGTCCAGCAACCGGTCTATGGCGCGAACGTCGCTTCGCCGGCAGCCCTGTTCGGCTTAATCGGGAGTGGGTTGGTCATTTATCTGATTGATCGACTCGCCAGTGCGAGTTTGGCAGTACCCTTGACCGGCAAACAGTTATCGGAGGTCTTTCAACTACGGCTTGATGATGCGGGTTGGTATGCTCTGATTTTTACCCCGTTGGGGGGGATGCTGGCCATCCTCTGGCAACAAGAGATATGGGCCTTTGCCCTTGGGATCGCCCCACTGGCGATGGTTCAAATCAGTTTGCGCCGGCAGCATAAACTTGAAGAGGCGTTGACCATCGCCGACACGCAATTGCGTAGCGCTAATGAACGGTTGCTGACGTTGTCGCGTCAGAGCGACCATTTGCAGAGTCTGGTCGTCTCACTGATGACCAGTCGTGATGTACCGACGATGCTAAATCTGCTGGGTGAGCGGCTGAGTGCGCTGATGGAGGCTGATAGTGCATGGGTGACGCTCTACGATGAGCAAGGCCGGCTCCAATTGGTTGCCTCGCACCACTTGCCGGCCCCGACCGCAGGGCTTGGTCCACAACCCATCCCCCTACCGCACAGCTATGAAACAGCTCTCGAACGGCGGCGCGTTACCCTCTTCACCGATCAGCATGTGCAATCGCTGGGGCCGGTACCGGTGCTGACCCAACAATCGCCGTGGCAAGCAATTATTCTGTTACCGTTGCTCGATGAGCAACAGCCGCTCGGCGCCATCTGTTTGGCGTTTGAGACGGTGCGCGGCCTAAAAGAGGAAGAACAGCGATTGTTGGCTGCGTTTGCTCGGCATGCAGCGGCGGTGATTCACAATGCCCGTCTCTTCCGCCGTTGGCAAGAGTCGCAAAGTGAGCTAGGCCGCTCGGCGAAGCTTGCTGCCGTTGGTACATTTGCTGCCAGCATCGCCCACGAGTTCAATAATTTGCTGTCGGGCATGTTGGGTTATGCTCAGCTCGGTCTGACCGACGACGACGTTGAAATGAAGAATGAGGCATTGAAGGTTGTGCTCGATACGTGCAAGCGCGGTCGCAGCATTACCGGAAGTCTGCTCACCTTTGCCCGCCGACGCGATTCGCGGCGTGAATTGTCGGATCTACGTGAAGTGGTTGAGGGTACGCTGACCCTGATGGAGATTGACTTGCGCAAACACAGTGTGCGCGTCGTGCGCCAGATCGAGATGGTACCGCCGACTATCTGCGATGCCGGTCAAATCTCGCAAGTGTTTCTCAACCTGCTTACCAATGCCCGTGATGCGATGAAACCCAAGGGGGGCACGCTGACCGTGACCCTGAAAGCCGAAGGTGAATGGATCATGTTGCAGGTTGCTGATACCGGTTGTGGTATTCCCGAAGCCATTCGCCGCCGGATTTTTCAACCGTTTGTCACCACCAAAAACAGTACCGGTAGTCAATCGGGGACCGGTTTGGGGTTGGCCGTGTCATATGGGATTGTCCAGAACCACAACGGTCGCTTTGAAGTCGAGAGTGAAGTCGGCAAAGGGACCACAATGACGATTTGGTTGCCGATTATCCAAGAGGAAGCGGCAGAGCCGGTGAGTGTGCCGATCCCCGCTTTGCGCATACTGGTGATCGATGACGACGAAGCGGCGGCGCGTACACTAAGCAATCTGCTCGAACAGGCCGGTCATCACGTTACCTATTGTGCGCGGAGTGCCGAGGCTATCGAGATTTACAATGCCAACCCCTTCGATATTGTCTTGAGCGACGTGGTGATGCCCGAACTCGATGGGATCAGCCTCCTGAATGTTTTACGCACATACGACCCCACGGCGACAATAATTCTCTTTACGGGTCAAGTTGAGCCTGATCAGGTAGCGGCCATGGCGGCCAGTGGTGCGTATGCCGTGCTGCGGAAGCCATTTGCCGCCGACGAGCTGATGGCTACCGTGCAATCGGCGTATCACGACCGTGAACGCGCGCGGCGGTCGTTGGCCGGAATCGCCGAACCGTAA
- a CDS encoding NAD(+) synthase, which translates to MHRNHPFYSIYYHGFARLAVAIPAVRIAEPAFNGERTRALARRAADEGAVVVLFPELGLSAYSNDDLFQQTTLLDAVEQALIDLAAATHDLNALLLVGAPLRHEGRLFNCAVALCSGQIVGVTPKSYLPNYREFYEKRHFAAARDAIGDTISVAGQRAPFGTNILYEAEAIPGLAVYVELCEDLWTPLPPSTFAALAGATVLCNLSASNITIGKADYRRALCLSQSARTIAAYLYSAAGLGESTTDLAWDGHALICENGELLAESRRFCDDEQIIFADVDLERLIQDRMRQTSFSDSIGDYRERLRAMRRITLPIKPPFVTDLRRTVARFPYVPDDPATRDERCYEAYNIQVHGLIQRMRSAGVTKVVIGVSGGLDSTQALIVAVRAMDRLGLSRQNVLAYTMPGFATSAQTHRNAQALMAALGVSAYEIDIRPSALQMLRDLGHPAGEGKPVYDVTFENVQAGERTSHLFRLANYHNAIVVGTGDLSELALGWCTYGVGDQMSHYNVNASVPKTLIQHLIRYVIRSGEFGGEVNKVLEEILATEISPELVPAADNNDDKPAQRTEEIIGPYDLQDFNLYYITRYGFRPSKVAFLAMHAWRDADRGSWPEGLPEHKRRAYDLPIILHWLRVFLYRFFQISQFKRSAMPNGPKVGSGGSLSPRGDWRAPSDASAAVWLAEIDRLIEDLKRQG; encoded by the coding sequence ATGCACCGAAATCATCCGTTTTATTCCATCTATTATCACGGCTTTGCCCGCCTGGCCGTCGCTATTCCGGCAGTCCGGATCGCCGAGCCGGCTTTTAACGGTGAGCGGACGAGGGCATTGGCGCGACGCGCTGCGGATGAAGGGGCGGTCGTCGTCCTCTTCCCTGAACTTGGTCTCTCGGCTTACAGCAACGATGACCTCTTCCAGCAAACGACCTTGCTCGACGCCGTCGAGCAGGCATTGATCGATCTCGCGGCGGCAACGCACGATCTCAACGCACTGCTCCTCGTGGGCGCACCACTCCGCCACGAAGGTCGGCTGTTCAACTGTGCAGTCGCCCTCTGCAGCGGACAGATCGTTGGCGTGACGCCCAAGAGCTATTTGCCTAATTATCGCGAATTTTACGAAAAACGCCACTTCGCCGCGGCCCGTGATGCTATCGGGGATACGATCAGTGTTGCCGGACAGCGAGCACCGTTCGGGACGAACATTCTGTACGAAGCCGAAGCTATTCCCGGCTTAGCGGTATACGTTGAGCTTTGTGAGGACCTGTGGACACCGTTACCGCCGAGTACCTTCGCCGCGCTGGCCGGTGCAACCGTTCTTTGCAATCTATCAGCCTCGAACATCACGATTGGCAAAGCCGATTATCGACGCGCTCTTTGCCTGAGTCAATCGGCCCGCACCATAGCCGCCTACTTGTATTCGGCTGCCGGGCTGGGAGAAAGCACGACCGATCTGGCGTGGGATGGTCATGCCCTGATCTGTGAAAACGGCGAATTATTGGCCGAATCCCGCCGCTTTTGCGACGACGAACAGATTATCTTCGCCGATGTCGATCTCGAACGTCTGATCCAAGACCGGATGCGTCAAACGAGCTTTAGTGACAGCATCGGCGATTACCGCGAGCGATTGCGCGCAATGCGCCGGATCACGCTCCCAATCAAGCCACCATTTGTGACCGATCTCCGCCGCACGGTTGCCCGATTTCCCTACGTACCTGACGATCCGGCTACCCGCGATGAACGCTGTTATGAAGCGTATAACATTCAGGTTCATGGGCTTATTCAGCGGATGCGCAGTGCCGGGGTCACAAAGGTTGTGATCGGGGTATCGGGTGGGCTGGATAGCACACAAGCCCTGATCGTGGCGGTGCGCGCCATGGATAGGCTTGGTTTGTCACGGCAGAACGTATTAGCTTACACGATGCCCGGCTTTGCGACAAGCGCGCAAACCCACCGTAATGCGCAAGCACTGATGGCCGCTCTCGGAGTCAGCGCGTATGAAATCGATATTCGTCCCTCGGCGCTCCAGATGTTACGCGACCTTGGGCATCCGGCAGGTGAAGGAAAACCGGTCTACGATGTTACCTTCGAGAACGTGCAAGCCGGTGAACGAACGTCACATCTCTTCCGATTAGCCAACTATCACAACGCGATTGTGGTGGGAACCGGCGACCTCAGTGAGCTGGCGCTCGGTTGGTGTACTTACGGTGTGGGTGATCAGATGTCGCACTACAATGTGAATGCGTCGGTGCCCAAAACGCTCATTCAGCACTTGATCAGGTATGTTATTCGCAGCGGCGAATTCGGTGGTGAGGTTAACAAAGTACTCGAAGAGATTCTTGCTACCGAAATCTCGCCTGAACTGGTACCAGCAGCGGACAACAACGATGACAAACCGGCCCAGCGTACCGAAGAGATTATTGGCCCGTATGACCTGCAAGACTTCAACCTCTACTACATTACCCGCTACGGATTTCGGCCCAGTAAAGTCGCCTTTTTAGCCATGCACGCATGGCGTGATGCCGATCGGGGGTCGTGGCCGGAAGGTTTACCGGAACACAAACGCCGCGCCTACGATCTCCCGATTATTTTGCACTGGCTGCGCGTGTTTCTCTATCGCTTCTTTCAGATAAGTCAATTCAAACGCTCGGCGATGCCAAACGGTCCGAAAGTCGGTTCAGGTGGATCACTCTCGCCACGCGGTGATTGGCGGGCGCCGAGCGATGCGAGTGCGGCGGTGTGGTTAGCCGAAATTGATCGGTTGATCGAGGATTTGAAGAGGCAAGGGTAA
- a CDS encoding NAD-dependent succinate-semialdehyde dehydrogenase, which produces MTLAVEGSLTTLPFRLLINGEWREAESGATFAVTNPANGTVLGYVPDAGVAETRAAIAAAVAAQPAWAATPAGERAVLLRRVAAMMLERQQELATIMTLEQGKPLAEARGEITYAASFLSWFAGEAERIYGMTIPASTNAKRILVLRQPVGVVALITPWNFPSAMITRKLGPALAAGCTVIAKPAEQTPLSALALGQLFMEAGAPPGVVNIVTCRDPRPFADTIFADTRVRKISFTGSTEVGKELMRRSADTLKRVSLELGGNAPFIVFADADLDAAVRGAIASKFRNAGQTCVCANRIFVQRPIYAAFAERFAAEVARLTVGDGLQPGVHIGPLIDEQARQKVERHIHDALTAGARVVVGGGPAPLGGNFWLPTVLLDANTDMLVAREETFGPVAPLIPFDDEDEVIRKANDTLYGLAAYAFTRDVGRVWRLAEGLEYGIIGINDPIPSTAQAPFGGVKQSGIGREGGPTGIDEYLDIKYVSIGI; this is translated from the coding sequence ATGACTCTGGCAGTTGAAGGTTCCTTGACAACCCTTCCCTTTCGATTGCTGATCAACGGTGAGTGGCGTGAGGCAGAGAGTGGAGCGACGTTCGCCGTGACGAATCCGGCTAACGGAACAGTGCTCGGTTATGTGCCTGATGCCGGTGTTGCCGAAACCCGGGCGGCAATTGCCGCTGCCGTTGCCGCTCAACCGGCGTGGGCAGCAACTCCGGCCGGTGAGCGAGCAGTGCTGCTGCGGCGGGTAGCCGCGATGATGCTCGAACGCCAACAGGAGCTGGCGACGATTATGACCCTCGAACAGGGAAAACCGTTGGCTGAAGCGCGTGGTGAGATTACCTACGCCGCCAGTTTTCTCAGTTGGTTCGCCGGTGAAGCCGAACGTATCTACGGCATGACGATCCCTGCTTCGACGAACGCCAAACGCATCCTCGTCCTGCGACAACCGGTTGGTGTCGTAGCACTGATTACCCCGTGGAACTTTCCGAGCGCAATGATCACCCGCAAGCTCGGACCGGCCCTCGCCGCCGGCTGTACGGTGATTGCCAAACCTGCCGAGCAAACACCGCTTTCAGCGCTGGCTCTCGGTCAACTCTTTATGGAGGCGGGTGCTCCTCCCGGCGTCGTCAACATTGTCACTTGTCGTGATCCTCGCCCCTTCGCCGATACAATCTTCGCCGATACCCGTGTGCGTAAGATCAGCTTTACCGGTAGTACCGAGGTGGGCAAAGAGCTAATGCGCCGTTCCGCCGATACGCTCAAGCGAGTGTCACTCGAACTAGGTGGCAATGCGCCGTTCATCGTCTTTGCCGACGCCGATCTCGACGCCGCAGTGCGTGGTGCTATCGCCTCAAAGTTTCGTAATGCCGGTCAGACGTGTGTCTGCGCGAACCGGATTTTTGTCCAGCGCCCCATCTACGCTGCGTTTGCCGAACGGTTCGCTGCTGAAGTGGCACGCTTGACCGTCGGTGATGGGTTACAGCCCGGAGTACACATTGGCCCCCTCATCGATGAGCAAGCGCGCCAGAAGGTGGAACGTCACATTCACGATGCCCTCACTGCCGGTGCACGGGTCGTCGTTGGTGGAGGGCCGGCTCCGCTCGGTGGCAATTTCTGGTTGCCGACCGTATTGCTCGATGCGAATACCGATATGCTCGTCGCTCGTGAAGAAACGTTTGGTCCGGTGGCTCCGCTGATCCCCTTCGATGATGAAGATGAGGTGATTCGCAAAGCGAACGATACGCTCTACGGCCTCGCCGCCTATGCCTTTACCCGTGACGTAGGCCGGGTCTGGCGATTGGCCGAGGGTTTGGAATACGGAATTATCGGGATTAATGATCCTATTCCTTCCACGGCCCAGGCCCCGTTTGGTGGGGTCAAGCAGAGTGGGATAGGTCGTGAGGGTGGTCCCACCGGCATTGATGAGTATCTGGATATTAAGTATGTCTCAATCGGTATCTGA
- a CDS encoding flavin monoamine oxidase family protein, producing MSQSVSDQRDVIVIGAGAAGLAAARTLHDAGLRVLVLEARTRIGGRIWTNRSCGLYPIELGAELIHGAHTSTVELASAAGLTLAEVDRYHGLRWGTPARPLSNLPPDDPDRQAIERVRAIWNRLGQQYTDEAVDCGLATELHRQGCDPATLAIADVVLAQTYCAEIESLSCADVAREQRIDRAGPREFRLRERYDTLLTWLARDLDIKLGWPVRAITDTGQGVIIDTTAASVSARQCIITVPVAVLAAGMIRFDPPLSATKRAAITAFRTRPATKHFFWFDAPLWDEGFAYAAHTGLFARWWTPAHPDLTAPLLCCYVTAERAAVLDRLPDRVVCEWGLAELSRLLGRNDVATRCVGFRRYRWAYDEYARGGYAHLPPGMAWARPALAAAEGNLHFAGEATAYDSNPQTVHGAIDSGRRAARDCLAVFR from the coding sequence ATGTCTCAATCGGTATCTGATCAACGAGATGTTATTGTCATTGGGGCCGGTGCAGCCGGTTTGGCCGCAGCGCGTACTCTCCACGATGCCGGTCTGCGCGTGCTGGTGCTTGAGGCCCGTACCCGGATCGGTGGCCGGATCTGGACGAATCGGAGTTGTGGTCTATACCCGATCGAATTAGGGGCCGAGTTGATCCACGGCGCCCACACCAGTACCGTCGAGTTGGCGTCGGCCGCCGGATTAACTCTAGCCGAGGTTGATCGCTATCACGGTTTGCGCTGGGGAACACCGGCCCGGCCCTTGAGCAATTTGCCACCGGATGATCCGGATCGGCAAGCAATTGAGCGGGTGCGGGCCATATGGAATAGGCTAGGGCAGCAGTACACCGATGAGGCGGTTGATTGTGGACTTGCCACCGAGCTGCATCGGCAGGGTTGCGATCCTGCTACCCTGGCTATCGCCGATGTAGTGTTGGCCCAGACCTACTGTGCTGAGATCGAGTCACTCAGTTGCGCTGATGTGGCCCGTGAACAACGTATCGACCGCGCGGGGCCGCGTGAGTTTCGGTTACGCGAACGCTACGATACGCTCTTGACGTGGTTGGCACGCGATCTCGACATAAAATTGGGGTGGCCGGTACGGGCCATCACCGATACCGGTCAAGGCGTCATCATCGATACGACCGCCGCTTCGGTATCTGCGCGACAATGTATCATCACGGTACCGGTTGCCGTGTTAGCGGCAGGTATGATTCGCTTCGATCCACCACTTTCGGCAACCAAGCGAGCGGCCATTACAGCCTTCCGCACCCGCCCCGCTACCAAACACTTTTTCTGGTTTGACGCACCGCTGTGGGACGAAGGGTTCGCGTATGCCGCTCATACCGGTCTCTTTGCCCGTTGGTGGACGCCCGCCCACCCCGATCTTACGGCACCATTGCTGTGTTGTTATGTCACCGCTGAGCGAGCTGCCGTCCTTGATCGGCTGCCGGATAGAGTAGTATGCGAATGGGGATTGGCCGAATTGAGCCGATTGCTGGGCCGCAACGATGTCGCAACGCGGTGCGTCGGTTTTCGCCGCTACCGCTGGGCTTACGATGAATATGCACGTGGAGGGTATGCCCATCTCCCGCCGGGAATGGCATGGGCACGACCAGCCCTAGCTGCCGCCGAGGGTAATCTTCATTTCGCCGGTGAAGCGACGGCCTACGACAGCAACCCACAGACGGTTCATGGCGCGATTGATAGTGGGCGACGTGCTGCCCGTGACTGCCTTGCTGTGTTTCGATAA
- a CDS encoding amidase, with protein MPHDIIIDRLRAALRAAGIPATEADFSGIIEKGFLARFPDVERLLDAVDHEQLPDMLDAASLPPAASPPNGGIPADDDPTTILGIATQLRRRTISPVELVEQALERIATHDADLNVFQIVMAESALADARAAETELAAGKIRGPLHGVPVAVKDLFDVAGYPTAAGSRIRADVMATIDATVVERLRAAGAIVIGKTRMSEFAYSPGSNNAHYGPTANPYDRQRDSGGSSSGSGVATATGMVFAALGTDTGGSIRIPAAHCGIVGLKPTHGRVSLAGGFTLSWSLDHAGPMTRSVADAALMLSVLAGPDPRDPRTLRPAPDFTGGGLVAGVRNLRVGLLTADGSGQPMAEAAELAAMQRVADVLAGQGAIVIPLELPELEALRLLNQALLAMEAAALHLPWLRTRLDDYGEFMRHRILAAFIYSPVDVTRVQQARAIFRRRVATRLAEVDLLITPTVPGPVPALGVPTPTSFTGPWNFLGWPALSLPAMLGADGLPRAVQLVARPWNEPLLLRAAFAAEQALGRWVPSL; from the coding sequence ATGCCTCATGACATAATCATCGACCGACTGCGTGCCGCATTACGCGCCGCCGGGATTCCGGCCACTGAGGCTGATTTTTCCGGTATCATTGAAAAAGGTTTTCTTGCCCGTTTTCCCGATGTTGAGCGCCTGCTCGATGCGGTTGATCACGAACAACTGCCGGATATGCTCGATGCGGCTAGTCTGCCACCGGCAGCCAGTCCGCCCAACGGAGGAATACCCGCTGACGACGATCCAACCACCATTCTTGGGATAGCTACCCAATTACGGCGTCGGACTATCTCACCGGTTGAGCTGGTCGAACAGGCGCTTGAGCGGATTGCGACCCACGACGCCGACCTTAACGTCTTCCAGATTGTCATGGCCGAGAGCGCACTCGCCGATGCGCGTGCGGCCGAAACCGAATTGGCCGCCGGGAAGATACGTGGCCCGTTGCACGGTGTGCCGGTGGCAGTTAAAGATCTGTTTGATGTAGCCGGTTATCCAACCGCAGCCGGTTCACGGATCCGTGCTGATGTTATGGCAACAATCGACGCGACCGTCGTCGAGCGGTTGCGTGCCGCCGGCGCCATCGTTATCGGCAAGACCCGTATGTCGGAGTTTGCTTACTCGCCCGGCTCGAACAATGCCCATTACGGACCAACTGCCAATCCCTACGACCGGCAACGTGACAGTGGTGGGAGTAGTAGTGGCAGTGGGGTCGCCACAGCAACCGGGATGGTATTTGCCGCTCTCGGTACCGATACCGGCGGCTCGATTCGGATTCCGGCTGCTCACTGTGGGATTGTCGGTCTGAAGCCAACCCATGGCCGGGTTAGTCTGGCCGGTGGCTTCACCCTTTCATGGTCCCTCGATCACGCAGGGCCAATGACCCGCTCGGTAGCCGACGCCGCGCTTATGCTCAGTGTCCTGGCCGGTCCCGATCCGCGTGATCCGCGCACCTTACGGCCGGCTCCCGACTTTACCGGTGGTGGTTTGGTTGCCGGTGTGCGGAATCTGCGGGTAGGTCTGCTCACCGCCGACGGTAGCGGACAACCGATGGCCGAAGCGGCCGAGTTAGCGGCAATGCAGCGCGTCGCCGATGTGTTGGCCGGGCAGGGAGCAATCGTAATCCCACTTGAACTCCCCGAACTTGAAGCCCTTCGACTGCTCAACCAAGCCTTGCTCGCTATGGAGGCTGCGGCTCTTCATCTTCCCTGGTTACGCACCCGGCTCGATGACTACGGTGAATTTATGCGGCACCGGATTCTCGCCGCGTTCATTTATTCACCGGTCGATGTTACGCGCGTCCAGCAAGCACGGGCCATCTTTCGGCGGCGGGTAGCGACACGTTTGGCCGAGGTTGATCTGCTCATTACCCCGACAGTTCCCGGACCTGTGCCGGCACTGGGGGTGCCGACTCCAACGTCGTTTACCGGGCCATGGAACTTTTTGGGTTGGCCGGCCCTAAGCTTACCGGCGATGCTCGGTGCCGATGGCCTGCCGCGTGCCGTCCAATTGGTTGCGCGTCCATGGAACGAACCGTTACTGTTACGAGCGGCGTTCGCCGCTGAACAAGCCCTTGGACGATGGGTGCCGTCATTGTAA